In Alnus glutinosa chromosome 7, dhAlnGlut1.1, whole genome shotgun sequence, the sequence CTTCAACTTCTTAAACAAGTTCCAATGTGCACGTGAAGATGCAAGAGATGTTCAGTATGGGGAAATGGGATCTGCGAGAGCCCCTTTGCTTCCACACAAAGATGATGATCTCTCAAGTTGGGGTTCATCTTATGATTCTGTGTCAGATGAGGATAATATTGAAGACTTACTTGCCCTGGGTCCCCTTGAAGGGGTGTCACTAGGAGATGGTGAAAACAGTAACAATACCCGGCGTCTTTGTGCAATTTGCTTCGATGCTCCTAGGGACTGCTTTTTCCTTCCATGCGGGCACTGTGTGGCTTGTTTTGAATGTGGAACTAGGTAGGTACTCTTCacatttctgttctttttttttttgatgaaccGAGGTCAAGCATAGAATTCTTCTCAAGGAAATATATTGTCTTTATGTTACAATGATGATGATCTAGTTTAAATGTCACTTAGTCACAGTTTAGTTACAATTATATGTTGATGTCTTGATGATGTAGGTTAAGTACTTCCCAACAAGCCTGAACCTTCTCAAAGCCCAAGATTGATAGAGTAACATTTAACTCAAAATCACTGTCCTTTTCTTTATTGGGAAACATACTTTTCAATATTGGTCTGACAAAATTTACACTTTACTGTCATCTCTATTAAAAACACATTCCAAGGCTACaccatttctttcattttaaatttggaAAGATAAACTGTTAAGACTTGACTGATATAATAGATTTTGCAATAAGCACAAGTTGAACGTCATTTATGATCTTTCAAATTGTAGATGACGAACCTATGAATATATCCTCTCCTCTTATATTGCTATTGTAATGGTCCAAAGAAAGTACTAGTCATATATGTTCCCACCTAGTAAGAAATCAATGTGAGATTTAGCATTCATGAGTTCTTTTATAGTTCACCCACTCTATATCGGCTAATTATCTTTCCAATAAGAGATTGGGGTGTTACAGTCATTAAgctatttatttcttatttgcTAGCTTAAGCTTGATGAAACTTTTGACTTCTTCCAAGTCACGAGTCTCTCTGTTACAATCTGATTGTACAGATTGTACTTTTGTGACACCTGTATTGAAGATTATGAGGGCAATGAATTTGACAGTTTAATGATACGGGATTCACTCTAATCCTTGCAGGATAGTGGAGGCAGCTGGCACTTGCCCGGTTTGTCGTAGGAACATGAAGAAGGTGAGAAAGATTTTTACAGTTTAAGCGACAGAGCTTCTTGTTAAACGGGCAAAAAGCCTAGTTGAATAATCTACAACGTGGATTGCATTTGGCTACATTATTTCTTTCCTGCTGACCAATAGCATTCATTGAGTAAATTGTAGATGGGTTCATCAGGTAGTATTTTTTCCGGTGGGCTTTTCACAATGTAATACAATTTGTTGGTATAGGAATGTCAGAATACACACATTGTATTCAAtgtaattgttatttttgttgttttattttctattttcctttGAGAGGTtacttgtttgaattttttgttccaATTTTCTCCCGGTTATACCTATTATTGCTATTTTCTTTCGACTCCCAATGTCAAAAgcgctttttttcttttttcgaagTCTTTTAACTGTTCCTTATGAGAAAGGCTCTTCTCCATGTATGAGGAGCTTTACAATTTTCTGCAGgaattttaaaaatgagaaaGGTATGTCCGTGGCACTTCAGTCTTCAGGCTCCCAACCCTTTTCTCTCATTCCTTGCCATGGAATTGGAATTCTAGGAGATCTCTATGGACCCAATCCCTTCCCCAGCCTCCCTAAGccactaaattattattattttttgtttttgcagtGGATAGTCAGTTTGCTGAAAGGCCAATATAACCACATGCAGGTGCTTTAATATAACAAAAAGTTGAACCCAAATATACAGCATCATCAAAAGGTCAATTACTCTTGCCCACAGCTTCTAAGAAAATGAGCAATTGAAGGAAATAATATGATGCACCCCCTATTGTTGCATATTGCAACTTTTCAGTTCCTTCGACGCCTGAAAAATCATCATCTACCGCACGATTAAATCCCCCAGCCAACCACCCCAAGTTCTTGTATCCTCCTCCAAATAACCTCGTAGCTGCCATCATGGACCTGAATTAACACcaacaaaatcaatgaaaatttTGCTCTGCATATTgttgtaaattaattaatttttaataagatttaagagtataaaatttttaatgaGAATCACATGCTATTTgaacaagagtaatgctatcAACACCATACTGCAccggcagaaaaaaaaaaaaaaaaaaaaacaaatccagGACAAGCCCCGGCTTGGaccaacaacaaagaaaaagaacaatcaATACTTCAACAAAACTTCAGAGCACAAACCATCTCAGCTAAGCCTGCAACTCAGCCATCAAGAGATCTAAATCCGAATCAGAGTTTGCAGATTCCAGAGGTGAACCAGGCCAATTTTATCTCTATTGAACTTATGTgtgtttttattgaattttaattctcAAAAAGTGTAAAAATGAATCTACGAAAGTGCAGTGTTAATTTGTAGGATTACGTACTCTTGGAACAAATGTCAATTTCATACGTTGAGTtggaaaaatatcaatttaattcTCACCTTAGACCCTCACCACAAGCTACAAGGAGTTTGGAGTCCTTATCAGGAACAGCCTTCTCTACCTCCAAAAGAAAATCAGGATTCAAGGTGGTGAAATATTGGCCAGTCCAGAGCCCAATGTAGCCAAAATGCACCCACTTCTTCAGAAGCGTAACGGGACTGTTGTCCTTGTCCTCGACGAACAGTGGGACGTGGAGTGACCCCTTCACGCgcgccttctctctctcccacgCCGGTCTGATGTCCAGGAGTTTGAACCCCTCGGATTCAATTGCCGTCGCCGCGTCCTTGGGCTGTACGGCCCGGACGGCCCCGGACTGTATGAGCTGCCGACCATTGCTGGAATATACTGCCTGGAGTTGAAGTGCCGTTCTCCTTCGGGTGCTTGGAAGAGGTGGCTTAGGTTGCTTCTCATGCTTGTTCGAGTTTAGTGTGGATAAGTGGTTCAGTTGGAcagccatctctctctctctctctctctctctctctctccccctatCTCTCCCATATATCCTCAGGACCTCAACTCGCTTGTTATCAATATTTGTGCAATAAGCCCTTGCCTTTTGAGCTATTTCTGAACATGCCCTTTCAATAGTGCTATTTTAACCGTAGTCTCCATCACAAATATTTAGAGTCCGTTAcgtttaaataaaattgtaggAAATGAATAATTTGagagtgtttttttatttttatttttaaagaaggGTTTGAAATCAtagaaaaattttcattttcaaattggaCGCAAATGTGTGTTTTCTAAAATACACGATTTTAAAGTTTAGATCACAATTTTATTAAACgcttaattacgtttttaaattgcaaatcTAAACAGGTCTTTAATAAACAATCATGCTATTACGATAatgccaattttatttttaagattttattttttttagggtgcAAATGTTcgataaattttttcaaatgtttcattaattttttaatgctttaatTAACGCAAAGTGAAAAATTAGAGATGGTAATTGGATTATTCTAGTGGAGGGTGAAGGCCATTTTTGCCTATTGGTCGGTTGTATGCCAGGTTCTTTATTCAATGAaatctttcttaaaaaaaaaaaaaaaatctaaacaaaAATTACTGAAAGTTCCTGTTCAATTATAAGGGTGTGTatgaaattgcgattttgtagacaataagtacgattttaaactaaataacagaacataaatcatttgaaaactgtatttttaaaaattgcgatttgaaaacgcaaaaaaggCTGCATTTTTAAATCccatataatataattttttaaaaaaacataaaattttaaaggttaatttacgattttaaatgcaaaattacaattttaccaaacgtttaactatatttttaaaaatattttttttaaattatacgttttaaaattattattttaaatcgcatttttttgAAATCCAAAACCGGACATAAGACAGCCTAAATCTAGAAGTTGGAGCTCTTCCCGGTCGCCACCAATTGGCCCTAAATGTTTCCCTTCCCAATTCGGCCCTTTGCGCAGCCCAACAACCCCGGGGTAGTTCAGTTCAGGCAATTTGTGAAGAAACCCCGGCATGGGCGATGGCCCAGGCCCGAAGAAGGTGGGGTCCGAACCGTACAGAGCACAGTGAATTGAGACGCAACAAACCGATCGAGCTCCCCTCCCCATCGTGAAACCGTATTTCAAATCTTTCTTCTCCCTCTAAACCCTACACGGGCACAGTTCATGATCTTATTCCCAAATTAGGTTTTCTTCAGCAATGGTGGCAGTGATGATGGCCACCAACACGAGGGAAAATCTCGCAAGTTTGGTAAACTCGGTCAAGTCGGCCTCGGATATACCGTCTAAGCTCGAACCCTTGCGCCAATTGAAGCAAGATTTGCTCCAACAAGATCATGCCTTGTTCTCGGAGTTCCTCCCTCTCATTTTCGACCTCCAGTCTGACCGGTTCAGCCCGGTTCGCAAGCATGTTGCCGAGTAACGCTCCGCTGAAAACCCTAGTTACACTTTTCCCGCTacatttgatttatttaattagtttttatttttccttgtaaAATCTTTTTTCTTGGAGATAACACTATCGCATGGAAGACTATATATTATTTCCCGTTTTTAGTGTCTTCGCAGCTTGTGTATTTCTGGTTTTTTCATGTGATGAATGCTGTGTTAAAGCTTTATCTGGTTTTGTTTGCTTAAAAATGTAGGATTATTGGTGAAATTGGACTTAAGCATGTGGAATTCTTACCTGAAATTGTGCCTGAGTTGATTAATGTTTTGAGTGACGGTACACCGGCTGTTGCTCGACAAGCCATCGCTAGTGGGATCGAATTGTTTCGTTTGACTCTTGAAAAAGTTACAATTCAGGTTCTTAATCTGTTTTTGAGATCGTTGAATTCATTTATTTGATGCTTGTCGAGGATTATTAATAACCCATGCTGCCAAACTTTTATGCCTTTTCTTCtagtttagtttttcatttttactgtACATTTTTCACTATTTGAATTATGTTATGTAGTCATAGATTTGAAAGGACTTCAATTCTTATTATAAACTTGGACATgttttcaaacaattttcttGGAAAGTGTTTGAAGATGCTAACTCTtctatttctaattttctaCCAGCAACTGATGAGGAATGGCTTTCTCACAGCTTATCTAACTTGTCTTAGGTTGGTGGACTTAAAACGTCTCCTGGTCTACCAACATTTCCAAAAAGTAGTAATCTAGCTTAGTGCGGGTACTTTCAATATAGTAAAAGAGATATATGATGAATTATAGCATTGTCCATGGCTGGCTCCATCTTCCATGAACTTCTATCTAGAGCCATTTCCTCTGTTAAATTCCCACTAATGATGTTTTTCATCATCTCTATGCACATATTTTTTCagcctctctcttttttttttttttttttttttttttttttgaatcttgATTTAGATTACTATTGCGCATGGCTGACCATCCTGTATGACCTTCCTATATGCAAAAATGATAAAGTCGTAACAATGGTTGGATATGGTGTTTCTTACAGCATACATTTTTCTGCAACAACCTtatcactacttatgtgcttgCATTTGTGACCATCAGGGTCTATATTCAAGTGAGTTGGACAGTTCACTTGAGTCATCATGGGAGTGGATGTTAAAATTCAAGGACGAAATATACTCGGTAGCTTTTCAGGTAAACAATGATCTTATGATAACATGGAACTCGATATTGTGCATATTCTGATTCATTGTAACGGCATGTTCCCTAGCATGGAAGCGGTGGGACAAGGTTACTGGCACTGAAGTTTGTTGAAGCAGTCATTCTTCTTTACACACCCGATCCTAATGGCTCTCCAGAGCCCCCTCCTTATGAAGGTAATAAGATTTTACTTTATTTCAGGCTCAGTGAGCTTGAACGTCAAGGATATGTAATTTAAATATGTGGATACATTACAACTCAAACAACTTGtatttgcttattttttttggataagtacaAGTGTACAACTTGTATTTGCTTATACAGCACACTTACCCACTTTGTAGGAAAGTTTGTGCAATTTAATATATCTTGGATACGTGCGGGCCACCCTTTGCTTAATGTTGGAGATTTGTCAATTGAGGCCACTCAGAGTTTGGGTCTATTGCTTGATCAACTCAGGTTCCCGACAGTGAAATCTCTTAGTAATGCAGAAACCATTGTGCTCATTAATAGGTAATTTGACCTTTCTCTATTATATGCTTATTCGAATTTTCTGCAAGAATTTTGCTATTTCAGGTTATCTGTTACTTCAGACAAATGGATTTCTTAATGCCAAAAGGGATAAGTATATGATAGAAAAAAGGCCTTTCTCTATCATATGCTCATTGTAGGCTCATACTTGAAACAATAAAATcaaacctttatatatatatataaaatcaaaccTTTATGTTGACATGGAACGAGTTTGTGAAAAATGTAATTCACATCTTTTGAGAGACTTGTGCAGAATTGAGTTACAATAGTGTTCTCTCTTGATGAATTTTCCTCTATGCGTTAATCTCCTCTCCCTccagaaaaacacaaaagaaaaaggaataaaaaatagaaagatacTCCCTCCAGTCATTATGAGTGTTtgagtttctatttttatttcgtCTAGAATGCATTTCTgatcaaaaaatttgaaaacataaaatttttgtttcccCTTTTACACCTCACTCTAAAATGTTGTTCTtaatgaaaagttgaaaaagaaattaatcaaaacacCGGTAATACGAgggtgaatttaaaaatgagtttttatGACATTTAATGATTCCCCTTTAAAAGGGTATATCTTTTGCAGAAGACACTAATTATGGGAAAGGAGTAACTTTTTCCCTAGGGCCTTTTCTATTCATTGACCTTCCTTAGTTACCCAGGCTTTGTGTTTGGAAAAAGAATTTTTGATGGTAGAATGCTGAGAAAACATCAATTATCCAAACAGATTTTCTTAATGCCAAAAGGGATAAGTATATGAtagaaaacatgattttttcaTGTCATGCTCATTTAAAATTGTGTGGTTTATTTGGAAATTCTTCTTATAGTCTATACTTTCTTGTCACTTAATTGCTAGTATCTGTTTATGCTATTTGTTAGGTTCTAGTACTGCAGCTTGGCTTTATCTTTCTCTTTATTGCTACATGTTTTTTTACCAGTCTTTCGGCAATTGCAAAACAAAGGCCTGCATTCTATGGACGAATTCTGCCAGTTTTACTTGGTTTGGAACCCTCGAGCTCTGTGATCAATGGAATGCATGTTTCTGCTGCACATCATGCTTTGAAAAACGCCTTCCTCACCTGCTTGAAATGTACACACCCGGGTGCTGCTCCGGTATTTCTTTTATACTTAACACATATTTGATGTTCTTAAGCgagtaaaatttaaaaactgtTGGCGCTTCTCAAATGCTgaaaactcttctcaaatatCAATTATCCAAACAGATTTTCAGATGTGGCCCCTGCCACTaacacccttttttttaaaaaaaaaaacaaaaacaaaactcttTTCAACAAACAAAACACTTTTCACACAACACTACTCAAAAAGAACTAAATACATGCTCATTTTTTTGGGTGTGGATCTTCCTTGTTacattaaaaaacattaaaaaaaaaaaagtggtggcGGTGGTCATTGCAGGGCTGCCATATCCGTCTAGCGTCTCCGTGGTCACCACTAGATCCATCTGGTGGCCCTGCAGTGGAAACTCcggtaggtttttttttttttttttccttttattttgtgaaaaaaatatttaggtttTTGTTTGTCAGAAACACTCCTCAAAATTTTacgaaagaaatttttttgtgaaCTCCACATacatcaattttttcaaatgtgACCCGCACCAAATCGATTCTcgatttttacttttttcaaaacccaagaCCCAAAACATTTCTCGAAACTTTACCAAACCAACCATTTTCATTCCCCTTCGTCTCTTTATCTGGATTTATGACTAACATGTTGTGGTTGGATTAGATTTCAAGTATGCAAGTTTTGAATCAAATAAGCTATTAACTTTTCCCCCCTGTTTGTGGAGCAATATGTGtagatatttaaaaaaattctattggATGGTACTGTTGTCAAGTCTTTGCTAACTTTGAAAGGCACATGACTTGACATTGATACCTTGAGACTTGCATAGAGACAAGGAGAGGCAGTTATAGGGTTACTATTCTGCCCTAAGGCTGCCTGATGCATGCATTTAACTCATAAAactcaataaaatattaatacgTTAATACTTGTAAAATAGTTTTTACTTTtcttactattttctttttcatatttgacTGGTGTTAAAATCTCAGATATATGATTTGTATTGAGAATTACTTATGTGGCTTTTATGTGCGCGTCATACATATATTCATATAGATATGTACACAGGCACAAATAGAGTATATGATATGTACATATGTATGCATTTATTAACATGTGTCTATttgtgtatgtatgtatgtattgaATATACGTTACTAAATTGGTTGTATGTGTCTATGTATGTAAGAATACATGTATCAAATACGCATTAATAAATTGGTTGTCAATCGCAGGCCTcttctgtctctgtctctcctGAGCTGATCTTAGGCCTGTTTTCTCATTCAATATAAAAATGTCTTGTTCATAAAAGTCAGCAGAGAATTTAATTtgattattaaaattttgcatATGATGCCTTTCCTTTGGATCATGGTCACTCACAGACTGATACTTATATctgaatttgaatattatgCAATCAAGCCGTATCCCGAGTCTTTGTGAGACTAAATCTTTTGATAAAATCATAGGCTACCGTACCTTTTAGATAATCTCTTACCATGGTCTATAGAACTATTATGTCATTGATATATGTTATGTTTCACAACTAAGTTTTTATCCCAAGTAACTGGGGTCAGCTAATTTATATGTCCCTATTTTCTcataattttgtgtttatgTATTGGTTGTTGTTTGGTAGTGttattgttaaaattattttcttttttggttgtcATTGGTTTTTTGATGCTGTGGTTGAACTCCTCACCTCACctttctttactctttcttCCTCACTTATCCGTTAGTTGCCACAGGACTCTTGACTGATAGTGGGTTTATCTGGGTATTAACACAACTCACGCACAAGACTCACAATCCAAATCTGAGTCTTGTGCGTTGCAATCTATTTGGAAGACAAGTGATAGGACTACATCTCCTATCCGAAGTTTTAATGCTGATATGATAAGATAGAGTTCTATGATAAGATAGAGTCCTTCTAGTATTCTACTTCTATGTTCACAGTGAGAGTCCTAAGAGATAAAGCTAGATGAGTTCTAGTCTAATGTAAAGAGAGTCCGGGTAATCAGAGTTAGTGTTTGATTCAAAGTCTTTTGTAATCAgtctatatatatgaatgaacgCTCATGTTATTGAGCATGGTTGAAAACCCAACAATTCTAAAGTTcgattatggtatcagagccttttCATAGACAAACGTCTTGGTTCATTGCGGATTCTGATTCTGATTCTCCTTCTTCCGTCGCCTCTGTGGCTTCTACagccactcaaccccaaacacAAACCCCCTAGCAAGTTGTCTTTACCGTCCCAAACATGAACCCCAATCTCCATATCAAGCTTTCTAAAGGAAACTTCATGGCTTGGAAGACACAAGTCCTTGCTTATATCAAGGGACATGATTCTTACAGATTCCTTGATGGCTCCAATCCAGTCCCGGCTCAAACAATCCCAAATCCCAGTACTGACGTTGGAGCTGTTGCAACTATTGTCAACCCAGACTATCTCGTGTGGTGCCAAAGGGACCAACTGATTCTCAGCATCCTTATCTCAACTCTTTCCGAACCATATGTAGTGCATGCCGTCGGTTGTGCTACATCCTCAGCCTTATGGAAAAATCTGCTCACTATGTTTGCTTCTCAGGTTAGAGCCCGAGTAATGCAGATTTACTTTCAACTCGCCACTGTTAAGAAGGGAAATACCTCAATTACAGAGTATTTCCAGACTATTAAGACCCTTAGTGACACCCTGGCTGCTGCTGGTCAGCCTCTCAACGACTTTGATAGTGTCTCATTTCTTCTCAAGGGCCTTGGATCCAAATATGACCCTTTCGTTACATCAGTTACTACCCGGGTTGACCCTCTCTCCATTGATGAGTTATACGGCCTTCTTCTTGCTCATGAGATGCGCCTGGAATAGCAGGTTCCAACTCTTGACATCCAACAACCAGTGGCAAATCTTTCCTCTCGGGCTCCCATGGCTAGGGGCCAAGGTTCTCGTGGTCGTGGTAGCCGACCATATAACCGTGGTGGTCGTGGTTCATTCAACAATAATCGTGGACGaggcttttattttttcaggATGCTGCATCCTCTTCCCGCCCAACATGCCAGATTTGTGGCAAGCTTGGACACACAGCTCTTCCCTGTTATCAAAGGCAGGAGTCCTCTTCCTTCTCTGATTCTCCACAGCCTTCCCCTTAGGCTTATTACTCGTCTCCGATGCTGCCTGCTGAGGACACACGGTACCCTGATACAGGGGCCACTCATCATATTACCAACGACCTCCAGAATCTCAATCTGTCACATGAGGAATACACTGGACAGGATCAAATCCGTGTAGGAGATGGAACAGGTTTGCCAATTTCTCATACTGGTTCTGCGTCTTTATCATTATCTCGTCGGTCTTTTATTCTTAATCAGCTTCTTCGTGTCCCTCAAATCTGCAAAAATCTTCTCTCGGTTAGACAATTTGCTGTTGATAATTCcatcttttttgaatttcactcaTTTCATTTTGTGATCAAGGACTCTCAAACAGGAACCATCCTCCATCGAGGCCTCATTAAGGATGGGTTGTATCAACTCACTCCTTCATCCAGTTCTCCACCAATCAAACAAGCCTTCTTAGGTTAGCGCACTTCCACTGCTCACTGGCACAAGCGTCTCGGACATCCTGCTTTTCGCACTGTCCACCGTGTCCTATCTCAATTTCAGCTTCCAGTTCTTCCCAATAAGGCAGCCTCCCCTTGTAATGCTTGTCCTCAGGCCAAGGGTCATCAACTGCCATTTGTTATTTCCAATTCCCGCATTTGTAAACCTTTAGATTTAATTTACTCAGATGTATGGGACCTTCCCCAACTCTTTCGTTTAATGGAAATCGttactatgtgtcttttattgatGCCTTTAGTAGTTATACTTGGGTGTTTGCTATTCAATCAAAACCCGATGTTATGTCAACTTTTCTTCAATTCCAAGTCATGATTGAACGCTTACTAAACTCCAAAATTAAGAGTGTTCAATCTGACTGGGGTGGTGAATATCGCAATCTACATACCTATTTTCAATCTATAGGTATTTCTCATCGCATCTCGTGTCCTCGcacacatcaacaacaaggatgtGTTGAGAGGAAGCATCGTCACTTAATTGACACAACTTTGGCTCTCTTGGCCGATAGTCATCTCCCTCAAAAGTATTGGGATGAAGCATGTTTAACTTCATGCTATCTAATCAATCGACTCCCCACCCCCTTATTGCAAAACAAATCTCCTTTTGAGAAACTTTTTCATCGTACTCCTGATTATAAGTTTCTTAAAGTTTTCGGTTGTGCCTGTTTTCCTAACCTACGTCCATATAATTCCCACAAATTCTCTTTTCGTTCAAAAGAATGTGTTTTTCTAGGTTATAGTGCCCATCACAAAGGCTATAAATGTCTTCATATTGAATCTGGAAGAATGTATATCTCACGAGATGTCATCTTTCATGAGAATAGATTCCCCTTTGCTGTTGTTCCTTCATCCACAGATTCTGTATCACCTACCCCAGCTTCAGTTCTTCCTCCTCTACTTTTTCCAGCATCTGTCTCAACTAAGCCTTCACATCCTGTAATAGTTTCTCCTTCCATATCATCTTCTAGTCAATCTCCCCCTTCTTCTGCAGAACAAAGCATGCCTAGTTCACTCTCTGGCCCGGATGACCTTCCTGTTCGAACTCATCCAATGTGTACAAGATCcatgaataatattattcagcAGAGACAGCTTATGGACGGCACCATCAGGTATCCTATTACTCGGGTATTATTGGCAGAAACTCAATCTGCAGGTGTAGAGCTGACCTGCTTCTCCAAAGTCATTACTGTTCCTGAATGGAGGAATGCTATGCAAGTAGAATTTAACGCTCTGCTTCAAAACCAGACTTGGGTTTTTAGTTCCTCCGCAGTCTTCTCATAATGTTGTCTGCTGTAAATGGGTTTTTAAACTCAAACGGAGAGCAGATGGTTCAATTGAACGTCACAAAGCCAGACTTGTTGCCAAAGGCTTTCATCAACAAGCTGGCCTTGATTATGGCGTGACATTTAGTCCGGTTGTGAAGCCTACAACAATCTAGACTGTTCTTTCTATTGCTCATTCAGCAGGTTGGCCTCTCAAACAGATTGACATCCAGAATGCTTTCCTTCACGGTTTTCTGTCTGAAGATGTCTAGATGGTGCAACCTCCCGGATTCATCAACCCCAATTGTCCTCAGCATGTGTGTAAACTCAGAAAGCAATTTATGGTTTAAAACAGGCTCCCCGAGCCTGGTTTTCTCGACTGAGCACTAAACTATTGCAGCTCGGCTTTGTGGGTTCTAAGGTCGATTCCTCTCTCTTCATTTATAGGACCAAGGATGTCACTATGTATCTTCTTATTTACGTGGACGACATCATCATTACAGCTTCCGTTCCTGCTGCCATTACCGAGTTACTTCAGCTTCTAAGTACTGACTTTGCAGTGAAAGAGCTGGGtgatcttcattattttcttggaGTTGAAGTGAAATCTGGTTTTCTACTCTCCCAACGCAGGTACATCTTGGATCTTTTGAAGAAAACCAATATGATTGAGGCCAAACCAGTTACATCTCCCATGGCTTCCCCCTCCACACTTTCGGCCTTCACTGGTGATCCTATGGAAGACCCTTCCCTTTATTGGAGCACAGTTGGCTCCTTGCAATACCTTTCGCTCACTCGTCTTGATTTGAGCTTTGCTGTCAATCGAGTGTGTCAATTCATGCATAGACCACTCAAACCTCGTTGGCAAGCAGTTAAACGGATTCTTCGGTATTTGAAGCATACTCCTTCCCatggtcttcttcttcatcgcACCTCGAGTACAACTTTGGCAGCTTACT encodes:
- the LOC133872971 gene encoding rhodanese-like domain-containing protein 10, producing MAVQLNHLSTLNSNKHEKQPKPPLPSTRRRTALQLQAVYSSNGRQLIQSGAVRAVQPKDAATAIESEGFKLLDIRPAWEREKARVKGSLHVPLFVEDKDNSPVTLLKKWVHFGYIGLWTGQYFTTLNPDFLLEVEKAVPDKDSKLLVACGEGLRSMMAATRLFGGGYKNLGWLAGGFNRAVDDDFSGVEGTEKLQYATIGGASYYFLQLLIFLEAVGKSN